One window of the Prionailurus bengalensis isolate Pbe53 chromosome E1, Fcat_Pben_1.1_paternal_pri, whole genome shotgun sequence genome contains the following:
- the LOC122485371 gene encoding MYCBP-associated protein isoform X4: MKKVAAKQSPPKLIERKRAKVPEQLTPPVQEEPEPVSSVLQGGDILALAIKKEDLKKQHIPRFIETQDRPVVTQKFIIRKLKPKDHKRKVCHLVAYPATPDAATKPLDYSGPGDSFHGCDQILPHHILGSLQDFKRIAVARGNIQLAELIHTPPCLVTLISAKEEPKQKAPKEEKEKAHPWAPPPQHNFLKNWRRNLALRKQQQEALSERLKKPVGELLMHTGEAYRQIQEERELIDRALPTQHDGKSCEETSGFWSRLEYLGDEMTGLVMTKTKAQRGLLEPITHVRKPHCIRAETGLPAQKDAWYRYTWDRSLFLIYRRKELQSVMAELDFSQQDIDGLEVVGRGQPFSTVTVEDYPVFDRSQESSSEDTGPSDSLASYPDDVPMPVLGPSLLFCGKPACWIRGRNPEDKKHVGIAVRLTFETLEREKTSSELTVVNNGTVAIWYNWRRRSQLDSFQDLKRNRMERFYFNNREGVILPGETKTFTFFFKSLNAGIFRECWEFGTHPALLGGALLQVNLRAVSLTQDVFREERKLLKDKLAAHEAVTIVDSVLQELLSGILTPERAPSPVDAYLTEEDLFRHRNPQLHYQHQVVQNLHRLWRQYLTLPPKAEEARPSEEERHSPRARAAYLEKASVNVEPSVHSKSPVSESQVPRQESEAFRDSRDASGSQKPGAGAQSSQRKSIMEEILVEESPDLGSTKSPWELDGLSPPEWNLCLEDFGKAVMALPEESQREDALIGLNKAALELCQEPRPLQSDLLHQMCLQLWRDVIDGLVGHSLWLRALLGLPEKETIYLDLPEEQDRKSPPVTEVKATAGKIGKEDRKGAAQEKKQLGIREKEDRKPAKLPGKEDRLNSKKHKAKDDKKPLKSSSRDRVSLEDPAPDSTMTSQEPIDPLVMKKYTERLHTEVYGLLDTLVTDLMVLADELRPIKNVEETLRLCI, translated from the exons ATGAAAAAAGTGGCTGCCAAGCAGTCTCCGCCCAAGTTGATCG AAAGGAAGCGGGCGAAGGTACCTGAGCAGCTCACACCCCCCGTTCAGGAAGAACCTGAGCCTGTTAGCAGTGTCCTACAAGGGGGTGACATCCTGGCCTTAGCCATTAAAAAGGAAGACTTGAAGAAG caaCACATTCCTCGCTTTATTGAGACACAAGATAGACCTGTCGTCACCCAGAAGTTTATCATCCGTAAACTCAAACCCAAGGATCATAAGAGGAAGGTCTGCCACTTAGTAGCATATCCTGCTACTCCAGATGCAGCCACGAAGCCCCTGGACTACTCTG GTCCGGGTGACAGCTTCCATGGCTGTGACCAGATTCTGCCTCACCACATCTTGGGGAGTCTCCAGGACTTTAAGAGAATTGCAGTTGCTCGAGGAAACATACAG CTGGCTGAGCTCATACACACCCCGCCCTGTCTGGTGACCCTCATCTCAGCTAAAGAGGAGCCAAAGCAGAAAGCcccaaaagaagagaaggagaaggctcATCCCTGGGCCCCCCCTCCTCAGCACAACTTTCTCAAAAACTGGCGGCGCAACCTAGCCTTGCggaagcagcagcaggaagcCCTGAGTG AACGCCTCAAGAAGCCGGTGGGCGAGCTGCTTATGCACACTGGGGAGGCCTACAGGCAGATCCAGGAGGAGCGGGAGCTCATTGACCGAGCGCTTCCGACACAGCATGATGGGAAG AGCTGTGAGGAGACCAGTGGGTTCTGGAGTCGACTGGAATACTTGGGAGATGAAATGACGGGTCTGGTAATGACAAAGACCAAAGCTCAGCGTGGCCTCCTGGAACCGATCACTCATGTCAGGAAGCCCCACTGCATCCGGGCAGAGACAG GACTGCCGGCCCAGAAGGATGCTTGGTACCGCTACACCTGGGATCGGAGTCTGTTCCTGATCTACCGACGCAAGGAGCTGCAGAGCGTCATGGCAGAGCTGGACTTCAGCCAGCAG GATATCGATGGCCTGGAGGTGGTGGGCAGAGGGCAGCCTTTCTCGACCGTTACCGTGGAAGACTATCCAGTATTCGATAGGAGCCAGGAAAGTTCCTCTGAAGACACAGGGCCCTC AGACTCATTGGCCAGTTACCCTGACGATGTCCCCATGCCTGTTCTTGGCCCTTCTCTGCTGTTCTGTGGGAAGCCAGCCTGCTGGATCAGAGGCCGTAACCCAGAAGACAAG aagCATGTTGGCATCGCTGTTCGCTTGACCTTCGAAACTCTAGAAAGGGAGAAGACCTCTTCGGAACTGACCGTGGTCAATAATGGCACCGTGGCCATTTGGTACAACTGGCGGAGGCGGTCTCAGCTGGACTCTTTCCAAGACCTGAAGAGAAACAGGATGGAGCGGTTTTACTTTAACAATCGAGAAG GTGTGATTCTGCCTGGAGAAACGAAAACCTTTACCTTCTTCTTCAAGTCTCTGAATGCTGGCATCTTCAGGGAATGTTGGGAGTTTGGAACCCACCCCGCCTTATTAGGAGGTGCTCTCCTGCAGGTCAACCTCCGCGCAGTCTCCCTGACCCAGGATGTTTtcagggaagagaggaagttACTGAAG gaCAAGCTGGCTGCCCACGAAGCGGTCACCATTGTGGACAGCGTGCTGCAGGAGCTGCTGAGTGGGATCCTGACCCCAGAGCGTGCACCGTCCCCCGTGGACGCCTATCTCACTGAGGAGGACTTGTTCCGCCACAGAAATCCTCAG CTGCATTACCAGCACCAAGTGGTGCAAAACCTGCACAGGCTGTGGCGCCAGTACCTCACCCTGCCCCCCAAGGCCGAGGAGGCCAGGCCCAGTGAGGAGGAGCGCCACAGCCCCAGGGCCCGGGCTGCCTACTTGGAGAAGGCCTCCGTGAACGTGGAGCCCTCGGTACACTCTAAGAGCCCAGTCTCGGAATCCCAAGTGCCCCGGCAGGAGAGTGAGGCCTTCAGGGACTCCCGAGACGCTTCAGGGTCCCAGAAGCCTGGAGCGGGGGCTCAGAGTTCTCAGCGGAAGAGCATTATGGAGGAGATCCTGGTGGAGGAGAGCCCAGACCTGGGGAGCACCAAGAGCCCCTGGGAGCTGGATGGCCTTTCTCCACCTGAATGGAACCTCTGTTTGGAGGATTTCGGAAAG GCAGTGATGGCACTCCCTGAGGAGAGCCAGAGGGAGGACGCCCTCATCGGGCTCAACAAAGCAGCCCTGGAGCTGTGCCAGGAACCGAGGCCCCTGCAATCTGACTTGCTGCACCAGATGTG TTTGCAGCTATGGCGGGATGTGATTGATGGCCTGGTGGGCCATTCCCTGTGGCTGAGGGCTCTGCTGGGCCTGCCTGAGAAGGAGACCATCTATTTGGACCTACCAGAAGAGCAAG ATCGCAAGTCCCCGCCTGTCACAGAAGTGAAAGCGACTGCCGGGAAGATTGGGAAGGAGGACCGGAAAGGGGCAGCCCAGGAAAAGAAGCAGCTGGgaatcagagagaaagaggacagaaaacCTGCCAAGCTGCCGGGGAAAGAG GACCGTTTAAACAGCAAGAAGCACAAGGCAAAGGATGACAAGAAACCGCTGAAGTCTTCAAGTCGGGACAGGGTTTCCTTGGAAGACCCTGCCCCTGACAGCACTATGACCTCCCAGGAACCCATAGATCCCCTGGTCATGAAGAAATACACCGAGAGGCTGCACACGGAG GTCTACGGGCTGCTGGACACCCTAGTGACTGACCTCATGGTCCTGGCTGACGAGCTCAGACCCATAAAGAATGTCGAGGAGACTTTGCGTCTTTGTATCTGA
- the LOC122485371 gene encoding MYCBP-associated protein isoform X2: MKSVKKESRLRIPASRFLEAAELIKERKRAKVPEQLTPPVQEEPEPVSSVLQGGDILALAIKKEDLKKQHIPRFIETQDRPVVTQKFIIRKLKPKDHKRKVCHLVAYPATPDAATKPLDYSGPGDSFHGCDQILPHHILGSLQDFKRIAVARGNIQLAELIHTPPCLVTLISAKEEPKQKAPKEEKEKAHPWAPPPQHNFLKNWRRNLALRKQQQEALSERLKKPVGELLMHTGEAYRQIQEERELIDRALPTQHDGKSCEETSGFWSRLEYLGDEMTGLVMTKTKAQRGLLEPITHVRKPHCIRAETGLPAQKDAWYRYTWDRSLFLIYRRKELQSVMAELDFSQQDIDGLEVVGRGQPFSTVTVEDYPVFDRSQESSSEDTGPSDSLASYPDDVPMPVLGPSLLFCGKPACWIRGRNPEDKKHVGIAVRLTFETLEREKTSSELTVVNNGTVAIWYNWRRRSQLDSFQDLKRNRMERFYFNNREGVILPGETKTFTFFFKSLNAGIFRECWEFGTHPALLGGALLQVNLRAVSLTQDVFREERKLLKDKLAAHEAVTIVDSVLQELLSGILTPERAPSPVDAYLTEEDLFRHRNPQLHYQHQVVQNLHRLWRQYLTLPPKAEEARPSEEERHSPRARAAYLEKASVNVEPSVHSKSPVSESQVPRQESEAFRDSRDASGSQKPGAGAQSSQRKSIMEEILVEESPDLGSTKSPWELDGLSPPEWNLCLEDFGKAVMALPEESQREDALIGLNKAALELCQEPRPLQSDLLHQMCLQLWRDVIDGLVGHSLWLRALLGLPEKETIYLDLPEEQDRKSPPVTEVKATAGKIGKEDRKGAAQEKKQLGIREKEDRKPAKLPGKEDRLNSKKHKAKDDKKPLKSSSRDRVSLEDPAPDSTMTSQEPIDPLVMKKYTERLHTEVYGLLDTLVTDLMVLADELRPIKNVEETLRLCI, translated from the exons ATGAAGTCAGTAAAGAAGGAGTCCCGCTTGAGAATACCCGCAAGCAGATTCTTGGAGGCCGCAGAACTCATTAAAG AAAGGAAGCGGGCGAAGGTACCTGAGCAGCTCACACCCCCCGTTCAGGAAGAACCTGAGCCTGTTAGCAGTGTCCTACAAGGGGGTGACATCCTGGCCTTAGCCATTAAAAAGGAAGACTTGAAGAAG caaCACATTCCTCGCTTTATTGAGACACAAGATAGACCTGTCGTCACCCAGAAGTTTATCATCCGTAAACTCAAACCCAAGGATCATAAGAGGAAGGTCTGCCACTTAGTAGCATATCCTGCTACTCCAGATGCAGCCACGAAGCCCCTGGACTACTCTG GTCCGGGTGACAGCTTCCATGGCTGTGACCAGATTCTGCCTCACCACATCTTGGGGAGTCTCCAGGACTTTAAGAGAATTGCAGTTGCTCGAGGAAACATACAG CTGGCTGAGCTCATACACACCCCGCCCTGTCTGGTGACCCTCATCTCAGCTAAAGAGGAGCCAAAGCAGAAAGCcccaaaagaagagaaggagaaggctcATCCCTGGGCCCCCCCTCCTCAGCACAACTTTCTCAAAAACTGGCGGCGCAACCTAGCCTTGCggaagcagcagcaggaagcCCTGAGTG AACGCCTCAAGAAGCCGGTGGGCGAGCTGCTTATGCACACTGGGGAGGCCTACAGGCAGATCCAGGAGGAGCGGGAGCTCATTGACCGAGCGCTTCCGACACAGCATGATGGGAAG AGCTGTGAGGAGACCAGTGGGTTCTGGAGTCGACTGGAATACTTGGGAGATGAAATGACGGGTCTGGTAATGACAAAGACCAAAGCTCAGCGTGGCCTCCTGGAACCGATCACTCATGTCAGGAAGCCCCACTGCATCCGGGCAGAGACAG GACTGCCGGCCCAGAAGGATGCTTGGTACCGCTACACCTGGGATCGGAGTCTGTTCCTGATCTACCGACGCAAGGAGCTGCAGAGCGTCATGGCAGAGCTGGACTTCAGCCAGCAG GATATCGATGGCCTGGAGGTGGTGGGCAGAGGGCAGCCTTTCTCGACCGTTACCGTGGAAGACTATCCAGTATTCGATAGGAGCCAGGAAAGTTCCTCTGAAGACACAGGGCCCTC AGACTCATTGGCCAGTTACCCTGACGATGTCCCCATGCCTGTTCTTGGCCCTTCTCTGCTGTTCTGTGGGAAGCCAGCCTGCTGGATCAGAGGCCGTAACCCAGAAGACAAG aagCATGTTGGCATCGCTGTTCGCTTGACCTTCGAAACTCTAGAAAGGGAGAAGACCTCTTCGGAACTGACCGTGGTCAATAATGGCACCGTGGCCATTTGGTACAACTGGCGGAGGCGGTCTCAGCTGGACTCTTTCCAAGACCTGAAGAGAAACAGGATGGAGCGGTTTTACTTTAACAATCGAGAAG GTGTGATTCTGCCTGGAGAAACGAAAACCTTTACCTTCTTCTTCAAGTCTCTGAATGCTGGCATCTTCAGGGAATGTTGGGAGTTTGGAACCCACCCCGCCTTATTAGGAGGTGCTCTCCTGCAGGTCAACCTCCGCGCAGTCTCCCTGACCCAGGATGTTTtcagggaagagaggaagttACTGAAG gaCAAGCTGGCTGCCCACGAAGCGGTCACCATTGTGGACAGCGTGCTGCAGGAGCTGCTGAGTGGGATCCTGACCCCAGAGCGTGCACCGTCCCCCGTGGACGCCTATCTCACTGAGGAGGACTTGTTCCGCCACAGAAATCCTCAG CTGCATTACCAGCACCAAGTGGTGCAAAACCTGCACAGGCTGTGGCGCCAGTACCTCACCCTGCCCCCCAAGGCCGAGGAGGCCAGGCCCAGTGAGGAGGAGCGCCACAGCCCCAGGGCCCGGGCTGCCTACTTGGAGAAGGCCTCCGTGAACGTGGAGCCCTCGGTACACTCTAAGAGCCCAGTCTCGGAATCCCAAGTGCCCCGGCAGGAGAGTGAGGCCTTCAGGGACTCCCGAGACGCTTCAGGGTCCCAGAAGCCTGGAGCGGGGGCTCAGAGTTCTCAGCGGAAGAGCATTATGGAGGAGATCCTGGTGGAGGAGAGCCCAGACCTGGGGAGCACCAAGAGCCCCTGGGAGCTGGATGGCCTTTCTCCACCTGAATGGAACCTCTGTTTGGAGGATTTCGGAAAG GCAGTGATGGCACTCCCTGAGGAGAGCCAGAGGGAGGACGCCCTCATCGGGCTCAACAAAGCAGCCCTGGAGCTGTGCCAGGAACCGAGGCCCCTGCAATCTGACTTGCTGCACCAGATGTG TTTGCAGCTATGGCGGGATGTGATTGATGGCCTGGTGGGCCATTCCCTGTGGCTGAGGGCTCTGCTGGGCCTGCCTGAGAAGGAGACCATCTATTTGGACCTACCAGAAGAGCAAG ATCGCAAGTCCCCGCCTGTCACAGAAGTGAAAGCGACTGCCGGGAAGATTGGGAAGGAGGACCGGAAAGGGGCAGCCCAGGAAAAGAAGCAGCTGGgaatcagagagaaagaggacagaaaacCTGCCAAGCTGCCGGGGAAAGAG GACCGTTTAAACAGCAAGAAGCACAAGGCAAAGGATGACAAGAAACCGCTGAAGTCTTCAAGTCGGGACAGGGTTTCCTTGGAAGACCCTGCCCCTGACAGCACTATGACCTCCCAGGAACCCATAGATCCCCTGGTCATGAAGAAATACACCGAGAGGCTGCACACGGAG GTCTACGGGCTGCTGGACACCCTAGTGACTGACCTCATGGTCCTGGCTGACGAGCTCAGACCCATAAAGAATGTCGAGGAGACTTTGCGTCTTTGTATCTGA
- the LOC122485371 gene encoding MYCBP-associated protein isoform X3 encodes MKKVAAKQSPPKLIERKRAKVPEQLTPPVQEEPEPVSSVLQGGDILALAIKKEDLKKQHIPRFIETQDRPVVTQKFIIRKLKPKDHKRKVCHLVAYPATPDAATKPLDYSGPGDSFHGCDQILPHHILGSLQDFKRIAVARGNIQLAELIHTPPCLVTLISAKEEPKQKAPKEEKEKAHPWAPPPQHNFLKNWRRNLALRKQQQEALSERLKKPVGELLMHTGEAYRQIQEERELIDRALPTQHDGKSCEETSGFWSRLEYLGDEMTGLVMTKTKAQRGLLEPITHVRKPHCIRAETGLPAQKDAWYRYTWDRSLFLIYRRKELQSVMAELDFSQQDIDGLEVVGRGQPFSTVTVEDYPVFDRSQESSSEDTGPSDSLASYPDDVPMPVLGPSLLFCGKPACWIRGRNPEDKKHVGIAVRLTFETLEREKTSSELTVVNNGTVAIWYNWRRRSQLDSFQDLKRNRMERFYFNNREGVILPGETKTFTFFFKSLNAGIFRECWEFGTHPALLGGALLQVNLRAVSLTQDVFREERKLLKDKLAAHEAVTIVDSVLQELLSGILTPERAPSPVDAYLTEEDLFRHRNPQLHYQHQVVQNLHRLWRQYLTLPPKAEEARPSEEERHSPRARAAYLEKASVNVEPSVHSKSPVSESQVPRQESEAFRDSRDASGSQKPGAGAQSSQRKSIMEEILVEESPDLGSTKSPWELDGLSPPEWNLCLEDFGKAVMALPEESQREDALIGLNKAALELCQEPRPLQSDLLHQMCLQLWRDVIDGLVGHSLWLRALLGLPEKETIYLDLPEEQDRKSPPVTEVKATAGKIGKEDRKGAAQEKKQLGIREKEDRKPAKLPGKEDRLNSKKHKAKDDKKPLKSSSRDRVSLEDPAPDSTMTSQEPIDPLVMKKYTERLHTEEGSYTPDGQGGTGPPHCSLELPLQPPQALRPPYVQGASAG; translated from the exons ATGAAAAAAGTGGCTGCCAAGCAGTCTCCGCCCAAGTTGATCG AAAGGAAGCGGGCGAAGGTACCTGAGCAGCTCACACCCCCCGTTCAGGAAGAACCTGAGCCTGTTAGCAGTGTCCTACAAGGGGGTGACATCCTGGCCTTAGCCATTAAAAAGGAAGACTTGAAGAAG caaCACATTCCTCGCTTTATTGAGACACAAGATAGACCTGTCGTCACCCAGAAGTTTATCATCCGTAAACTCAAACCCAAGGATCATAAGAGGAAGGTCTGCCACTTAGTAGCATATCCTGCTACTCCAGATGCAGCCACGAAGCCCCTGGACTACTCTG GTCCGGGTGACAGCTTCCATGGCTGTGACCAGATTCTGCCTCACCACATCTTGGGGAGTCTCCAGGACTTTAAGAGAATTGCAGTTGCTCGAGGAAACATACAG CTGGCTGAGCTCATACACACCCCGCCCTGTCTGGTGACCCTCATCTCAGCTAAAGAGGAGCCAAAGCAGAAAGCcccaaaagaagagaaggagaaggctcATCCCTGGGCCCCCCCTCCTCAGCACAACTTTCTCAAAAACTGGCGGCGCAACCTAGCCTTGCggaagcagcagcaggaagcCCTGAGTG AACGCCTCAAGAAGCCGGTGGGCGAGCTGCTTATGCACACTGGGGAGGCCTACAGGCAGATCCAGGAGGAGCGGGAGCTCATTGACCGAGCGCTTCCGACACAGCATGATGGGAAG AGCTGTGAGGAGACCAGTGGGTTCTGGAGTCGACTGGAATACTTGGGAGATGAAATGACGGGTCTGGTAATGACAAAGACCAAAGCTCAGCGTGGCCTCCTGGAACCGATCACTCATGTCAGGAAGCCCCACTGCATCCGGGCAGAGACAG GACTGCCGGCCCAGAAGGATGCTTGGTACCGCTACACCTGGGATCGGAGTCTGTTCCTGATCTACCGACGCAAGGAGCTGCAGAGCGTCATGGCAGAGCTGGACTTCAGCCAGCAG GATATCGATGGCCTGGAGGTGGTGGGCAGAGGGCAGCCTTTCTCGACCGTTACCGTGGAAGACTATCCAGTATTCGATAGGAGCCAGGAAAGTTCCTCTGAAGACACAGGGCCCTC AGACTCATTGGCCAGTTACCCTGACGATGTCCCCATGCCTGTTCTTGGCCCTTCTCTGCTGTTCTGTGGGAAGCCAGCCTGCTGGATCAGAGGCCGTAACCCAGAAGACAAG aagCATGTTGGCATCGCTGTTCGCTTGACCTTCGAAACTCTAGAAAGGGAGAAGACCTCTTCGGAACTGACCGTGGTCAATAATGGCACCGTGGCCATTTGGTACAACTGGCGGAGGCGGTCTCAGCTGGACTCTTTCCAAGACCTGAAGAGAAACAGGATGGAGCGGTTTTACTTTAACAATCGAGAAG GTGTGATTCTGCCTGGAGAAACGAAAACCTTTACCTTCTTCTTCAAGTCTCTGAATGCTGGCATCTTCAGGGAATGTTGGGAGTTTGGAACCCACCCCGCCTTATTAGGAGGTGCTCTCCTGCAGGTCAACCTCCGCGCAGTCTCCCTGACCCAGGATGTTTtcagggaagagaggaagttACTGAAG gaCAAGCTGGCTGCCCACGAAGCGGTCACCATTGTGGACAGCGTGCTGCAGGAGCTGCTGAGTGGGATCCTGACCCCAGAGCGTGCACCGTCCCCCGTGGACGCCTATCTCACTGAGGAGGACTTGTTCCGCCACAGAAATCCTCAG CTGCATTACCAGCACCAAGTGGTGCAAAACCTGCACAGGCTGTGGCGCCAGTACCTCACCCTGCCCCCCAAGGCCGAGGAGGCCAGGCCCAGTGAGGAGGAGCGCCACAGCCCCAGGGCCCGGGCTGCCTACTTGGAGAAGGCCTCCGTGAACGTGGAGCCCTCGGTACACTCTAAGAGCCCAGTCTCGGAATCCCAAGTGCCCCGGCAGGAGAGTGAGGCCTTCAGGGACTCCCGAGACGCTTCAGGGTCCCAGAAGCCTGGAGCGGGGGCTCAGAGTTCTCAGCGGAAGAGCATTATGGAGGAGATCCTGGTGGAGGAGAGCCCAGACCTGGGGAGCACCAAGAGCCCCTGGGAGCTGGATGGCCTTTCTCCACCTGAATGGAACCTCTGTTTGGAGGATTTCGGAAAG GCAGTGATGGCACTCCCTGAGGAGAGCCAGAGGGAGGACGCCCTCATCGGGCTCAACAAAGCAGCCCTGGAGCTGTGCCAGGAACCGAGGCCCCTGCAATCTGACTTGCTGCACCAGATGTG TTTGCAGCTATGGCGGGATGTGATTGATGGCCTGGTGGGCCATTCCCTGTGGCTGAGGGCTCTGCTGGGCCTGCCTGAGAAGGAGACCATCTATTTGGACCTACCAGAAGAGCAAG ATCGCAAGTCCCCGCCTGTCACAGAAGTGAAAGCGACTGCCGGGAAGATTGGGAAGGAGGACCGGAAAGGGGCAGCCCAGGAAAAGAAGCAGCTGGgaatcagagagaaagaggacagaaaacCTGCCAAGCTGCCGGGGAAAGAG GACCGTTTAAACAGCAAGAAGCACAAGGCAAAGGATGACAAGAAACCGCTGAAGTCTTCAAGTCGGGACAGGGTTTCCTTGGAAGACCCTGCCCCTGACAGCACTATGACCTCCCAGGAACCCATAGATCCCCTGGTCATGAAGAAATACACCGAGAGGCTGCACACGGAG GAAGGATCTTACACCCCCGATGGCCAGGGTGGAACTGGACCGCCCCACTGTTCCTTGGAATTGCCTCTTCAACCACCCCAGGCTCTAAGGCCCCCATATGTCCAAGGGGCTAGTGCAGGATGA